The segment CTGCGGGAATCCGGCAGGATCTGGTCAGAGTCCTCGCCCATGAACTGCCGGCCTACAGCCGCTTTTATCTTCCGGTGACAGTGCTGTTTTTCCTTCTGTGTCTCTTTAGAGGCTGGAGGGCTGAGAAGAAGGGAAAGGTATTCCTGCTGCTTGCTGCCGCCGTCACGGTGCTCTCCACATTTTTCATGACCTTTGTGGTGGGGGGCCCCCAGATTCTCCGGGCTCAGCTGGTCTATCCCTTCGTTCTGGCGTTCTGCAGCGCGGCTCTTGTGAAGCTGGTGGGAGACAGGAAAATCCTGACGGCCCTGCTCTGTGTATTTTTCCTGTTTTCGGGACTGGAGCAGACAAAGACTGCTAACCGCTATTATGAGGCCATGCATCTGACGGCTCTTCAGGATCAGATGCTGGCGGAGAAGATCTACGCCCAGACACAGAGTGTCCGGGATCCGGCTGACGAGAAAGCGGTGCCCTTCGTGTTCATCGGCGGCAGGAAGGCAGTGGAGACTCCTTCCAACAGGCTGAAGTGGGATGCCCTGGGAGCGTCGATTTTTGAGACAGATCCCACCACGAGAATTGGAAGCGTGCGCATCGTCTGCCTGATGAACAGCCTGGGGCTTCCGGCTTCCTACCCGACAGACAGCCAGTATGCCCGCGCTAAAGAGCTTTCCCGGGACATGCCGTGTTATCCGGCAGAAGGTTCCATCCTGTTTGAGGAGGGGATGATCATTGTCAAGCTGTCGGAATAGGAGGAAAATTTTATCAGATTTGACTTTTTAACCGTTCTGTGGTAGACTTCAGAAAGATTTTAAAGTAAAGGGAGGTGGCTTGATGTCGTCTGTTCGCTGATTACAGGACAATAAAATGAACGAAAGAATTTCGTCCTCATCATACGGTGATGGGTTATTTTGTTGTACTTATTCTGCGGACAGCTTCATTACAGCCAGCTCTTTTCAGGCGCTTTTGCGGGCCTGTTAGTTTGTGTGCCGTTTTGCCTGTATCTGGCTGCGCTGAGAGAGCAAGCAGAATAATTGTGCAGATAACCTGTCTCCCGGGTTATCTGTTTTTTATTTTACAGAAATTCTGCCGGATTTCTGTGAGTGAAAAAGCCCCGGTCAACAGGACTGCACTGCGGCAGAGCAGAGTCTGTTTTTGGAGCGGTCCGCCTCCGGGCAGAGAATCCCTCAGGAGGAACATTCCGTTTTCTTTGTTATTGTCCTTTTCATTCAGAAAAAGTACAGTACGGAAGGATGATTGAAATGTTTGAAAAAGACAGATGGAAAACAAAATTTATCACTGTGGCATCAGGACAGGCAATTTCCATGCTTGGCAGTCACGGCGTTCAGTTTGCACTGATCTGGTGGCTTGCTGAAAAAACGTCTTCCCCGCTTATGCTGGGAATATCAGGCATTGTGGCATATCTGCCCATGTCACTGTTCAGCCCGGCAGCGGGGATTGCGGCAGACCGCTATAACCGGAAATTTATCTCTATTTTCTCGGACCTGGCAATGGGAACGGCCGCACTGATTTATGCGGTACTGCTTTCTGTGTTTGAGCTGCCTGTATGGACTGTATTTATTATGCTCTGCATCCGCGGAATCGGAAGTACATTTCAGCAGCCTGCCATACAGTCGATTATTCCGCAGCTTGTGCCAAAAGATCAGCTGGTCAGGACCAATGGCTGGATGCAGCTTTTAAATTCAGGTTCCTTCCTGTTAGGACCAGTAATCGGAGCGTCACTGTATGCAGCTTTCCCCATGCCCGTTGTCCTGCTGACGGATGTGGCGGGGGCGATTCTGGCAAGTATTGCCCTGGCTGCGGTTGAAATTCCGCCATTGCCCAAAGCAGAAAAAGAAAAACAGCATTTTGCTGCAGAGGTGAAAGAGGGAATCCGGATATTCAGAGAAGACAGAAAGCTGTTCCATATCGTAATGGCAGAAGCTCTCTGCATGTTTTTCTATGGGCCCCTGTCCTCCTTTTATCCCCTTATGACAAGCGAATACTTCAGTCTGTCGGCTGTATATGGAAGTGCGGTGGAGCTTTCCTTCGCAGCAGGGATGCTCGTGTCCTCGCTGTTATTTTCCAGTGTGCTGAAGGTAGAGCGAAAAATCAGAGTTTCCTTCGCAGGCCTGTTCGGCATGGGTATTATGGCCGCAGTCTGCGGCCTGATCCCGCCGGTTTACGCAGGCTGGTTTCTCTTTGCGGTTTCCTGCATCGGCCTGGGGGCAGCAGGAAATGTGCATACAATCCCTCTGACTGCATATATACAGGAGACAGTGGCCGGTGAAAAAATGGGACGGGCATTTTCTGTGCTCACCCTGATCTCGTCCGTGACAATGCCGGTGGGCCTGCTGTTCAGCAGCCCCATAGCAGAAAAGGTTGGCGTAAATACCTGGTTTTTCATATCCGGAGTGAGCATGACAGTCATTACAGCCCTTGTGGCTGTCCGCCATACGGCAGAACAGAGGAGGCAGTGATTATGATAAGGAAATTTCAGAAAGAAGATACGGGACAGGTGATGAGAATCTGGCTGAACGGAAATAAGGATGCCCATCCTTTTATTCCAAAAGAGTACTGGGAAGCCAACTATTCCATGGTGGAAGAACAGATTCTGCAGGCAGAGGTTTTCGTATATGAGGCGGATGGAGAAATCCAGGGCTTTATCGGAATTGTGGGGGGATATATTGCGGGAATTTTTGTGGACAGAGCGTACCGTTCCCTGGGAGCAGGAAGAGAGCTTCTAAACTGCGCCAAGCAATTATATGATTCCCTGTCATTAGGCGTCTATCAGAAAAATGAGCGGGCCGTTTCCTTCTATTTCCGGGAGGGCTTTGCCGTACAGTCAGAACAGCTTGATGAAGATGCGGGAGAAACAGAGTATACCATGAGCTGGAAAAGGAGCACGGGAAATCCATAGGCGGGACGGGTCTGCCGGGGCGGCTCCTTAAACACGAAGCTTCGGAGTGATTTTGGCACCGAATTTGGCACCGGATAACGGTGCCCCGGCTGAAAGAGAGTTTCAGACGGACATTTAATGACTGAAAAACATAAAAAACGCTGAAACTATTAAGGATTTTGTAATTCTTAAACATTTACTAACGGTTTTATCT is part of the Clostridium sp. M62/1 genome and harbors:
- a CDS encoding MFS transporter, giving the protein MFEKDRWKTKFITVASGQAISMLGSHGVQFALIWWLAEKTSSPLMLGISGIVAYLPMSLFSPAAGIAADRYNRKFISIFSDLAMGTAALIYAVLLSVFELPVWTVFIMLCIRGIGSTFQQPAIQSIIPQLVPKDQLVRTNGWMQLLNSGSFLLGPVIGASLYAAFPMPVVLLTDVAGAILASIALAAVEIPPLPKAEKEKQHFAAEVKEGIRIFREDRKLFHIVMAEALCMFFYGPLSSFYPLMTSEYFSLSAVYGSAVELSFAAGMLVSSLLFSSVLKVERKIRVSFAGLFGMGIMAAVCGLIPPVYAGWFLFAVSCIGLGAAGNVHTIPLTAYIQETVAGEKMGRAFSVLTLISSVTMPVGLLFSSPIAEKVGVNTWFFISGVSMTVITALVAVRHTAEQRRQ
- a CDS encoding N-acetyltransferase, whose product is MIRKFQKEDTGQVMRIWLNGNKDAHPFIPKEYWEANYSMVEEQILQAEVFVYEADGEIQGFIGIVGGYIAGIFVDRAYRSLGAGRELLNCAKQLYDSLSLGVYQKNERAVSFYFREGFAVQSEQLDEDAGETEYTMSWKRSTGNP